The Novipirellula artificiosorum genome includes a window with the following:
- a CDS encoding Gfo/Idh/MocA family protein has protein sequence MTTNVTRRHILQAGTQTAAVLAAAQAMPGVFAAETSKPETVNLGLIGCGSIMNHHLKGLVSRKEAVSISWLCDVDSAQVDRTAKNMAGFQPKEAKRTAEFEDVLTDPDVDAVVVATPHHWHAPIAIAAMAAGKDVYLEKPISHVYDEGHAIIRAAKKYQRVVQQGSQMRNSPVTDRAGKLLADGVIGEIKIAKAWTAEMRNTVKPVADSAAPEQVNYDRWLGPAPKRPFNQHRFHGTWRMFRDYANGEIGDDGIHDIDMACWGLGVDSAPTQITARGSRMMLHGHASEYPDNMNVSWQFADGRLLIYENYPFTSYGIHGFDNGNIFYGTEGYMIFSRRGAFRVFLGPKSEPGPTEGDVRSERGYAEHMAEFLNAVRTRDLHTKARPEVAHRSCALVHLAEIAFRTEGRLDLDPATERFKDCDEANALLSKAYRDPYRLPSV, from the coding sequence ATGACGACGAATGTTACCCGACGCCACATTCTGCAAGCTGGTACACAAACAGCAGCCGTTCTTGCTGCGGCTCAGGCAATGCCAGGAGTGTTTGCCGCAGAAACGTCAAAGCCAGAAACCGTCAACCTTGGCTTGATTGGCTGCGGCAGCATCATGAATCACCACCTGAAAGGATTGGTCAGCCGCAAAGAAGCCGTATCCATTTCGTGGCTGTGTGATGTCGACTCAGCTCAGGTTGATCGTACCGCGAAAAACATGGCTGGGTTTCAGCCCAAGGAAGCAAAGCGGACTGCTGAATTCGAAGACGTTTTGACCGATCCCGACGTCGACGCGGTTGTGGTCGCAACACCCCATCATTGGCATGCGCCGATCGCGATTGCAGCCATGGCCGCTGGCAAAGATGTTTATCTGGAAAAGCCAATCTCGCACGTTTACGACGAAGGACATGCGATCATTCGTGCTGCAAAGAAGTATCAGCGTGTGGTGCAACAGGGCAGCCAAATGCGAAATAGCCCTGTCACGGATCGCGCTGGCAAGCTGCTCGCCGACGGCGTGATCGGTGAGATCAAGATTGCCAAAGCTTGGACCGCAGAGATGCGAAACACGGTCAAGCCAGTCGCCGACTCCGCAGCACCCGAGCAAGTCAACTATGACCGTTGGCTTGGGCCAGCGCCCAAACGCCCGTTTAACCAACACCGTTTCCATGGAACCTGGCGGATGTTTCGCGACTATGCCAATGGAGAAATTGGCGACGATGGCATTCACGACATTGACATGGCATGCTGGGGTCTTGGCGTTGATTCCGCACCGACCCAAATCACGGCTCGTGGTAGCCGGATGATGCTGCATGGTCACGCCAGCGAATACCCGGACAACATGAATGTCAGTTGGCAGTTCGCAGATGGGCGGTTGCTCATCTACGAAAACTACCCGTTTACGTCCTATGGCATTCACGGATTCGACAACGGCAACATTTTCTACGGCACCGAAGGCTACATGATCTTTTCGCGGCGAGGTGCGTTCCGAGTTTTCCTCGGTCCCAAATCAGAACCAGGGCCAACGGAGGGCGATGTCCGCTCGGAACGAGGGTACGCGGAACATATGGCCGAATTCTTGAATGCGGTTCGCACCCGTGACCTCCATACCAAGGCACGTCCCGAAGTGGCCCATCGATCCTGTGCTCTCGTGCATCTTGCCGAAATCGCCTTTCGCACCGAAGGTCGTCTTGATCTCGATCCAGCCACCGAACGCTTCAAGGACTGCGACGAAGCCAACGCGCTGCTGAGCAAGGCTTATCGCGATCCTTACCGATTGCCCTCGGTCTAG
- a CDS encoding transposase: MRSKIDPMKEFAKTLRKKRELLLNWSRAGGTLLSAVVEGFNNKLKRITRKSNGFRTPEAYETSLYHNLGALPEPKFTHRFF; this comes from the coding sequence ATGAGAAGCAAAATCGATCCGATGAAGGAATTTGCTAAGACGCTCCGCAAGAAACGCGAATTGCTGCTGAACTGGTCTCGAGCCGGAGGGACGTTGTTATCCGCCGTTGTAGAAGGTTTTAACAACAAGCTAAAACGGATTACCAGAAAATCCAACGGTTTTCGCACCCCAGAAGCTTACGAAACATCGCTCTATCACAACCTTGGCGCGCTGCCCGAGCCAAAATTCACCCACAGATTCTTCTAA
- a CDS encoding ABC transporter ATP-binding protein: MSILELSEVSYRVGERFILDRVSWQVRAGQHWAILGANGAGKTTLLRIACGYLWSNAGGEVTRLGCPFVDLSELRKSIGWVTLDMQARIPRDEPALDTVLSGRFAQIGLRRRLLRDELQPHLIDEAHGQLAALDADGLATQAFATLSQGEKQKVLIARARMAKPLVIFLDEPCSGLDPGAREKLLATLEQLAQQSDDISLVLVTHHVEEIMPSFANTLAMADGRVVAAGKTSDLLTADLLTDLYQVAAPRLVHSDRRVWPIW, from the coding sequence ATGTCGATCCTAGAACTCTCAGAAGTTAGCTACCGTGTTGGAGAGCGGTTCATTTTGGACCGGGTGAGTTGGCAGGTGCGTGCGGGACAGCACTGGGCGATCCTTGGAGCGAACGGTGCGGGCAAGACCACGCTGCTGCGAATCGCGTGTGGGTACCTCTGGTCCAATGCTGGCGGTGAGGTCACACGCTTGGGATGCCCGTTCGTCGATTTGAGTGAGTTGCGGAAGAGCATCGGTTGGGTCACGCTCGATATGCAGGCTAGAATACCTCGTGATGAGCCTGCGCTCGACACGGTCTTGAGCGGTCGTTTCGCGCAGATCGGGCTGCGGCGGAGATTGCTGCGTGACGAACTGCAGCCCCACCTGATCGATGAAGCCCACGGCCAGCTCGCCGCCTTGGATGCCGATGGCCTGGCAACGCAGGCCTTCGCTACGCTCTCACAGGGCGAAAAGCAAAAGGTGCTCATTGCTCGGGCTCGGATGGCCAAACCCTTGGTAATCTTTCTCGACGAACCGTGTAGCGGACTCGACCCCGGCGCTCGGGAAAAGCTGCTTGCCACCCTTGAACAGCTTGCTCAGCAATCGGACGACATTAGTTTGGTGCTCGTCACGCACCACGTCGAGGAAATCATGCCGTCGTTCGCCAACACTTTGGCAATGGCCGATGGTCGCGTTGTTGCCGCAGGCAAGACGTCTGACTTACTGACTGCCGATCTCTTAACCGATCTGTACCAAGTCGCGGCCCCACGGCTGGTTCACAGCGATCGGCGCGTTTGGCCAATCTGGTAG
- a CDS encoding transposase produces MQLKTIFNRVTNDKPFVVDHVQFAENDSTLSIELTMRRVNCATCNAKVIAKKVPHAIHILDRFHIMHRQVSFLLLGVLAR; encoded by the coding sequence ATGCAACTAAAGACTATCTTCAATCGCGTAACGAACGACAAGCCTTTTGTCGTCGATCATGTTCAATTCGCTGAAAATGATTCGACTCTGAGCATTGAATTGACGATGCGTCGAGTGAACTGTGCAACCTGTAATGCGAAGGTGATTGCCAAGAAGGTGCCTCACGCGATTCATATCCTGGACCGTTTTCACATCATGCATCGGCAGGTAAGTTTCTTGTTGCTTGGTGTACTCGCGCGATGA